A genomic window from Atribacterota bacterium includes:
- a CDS encoding 2-dehydropantoate 2-reductase N-terminal domain-containing protein — translation MKITIVGAGAMGSLFGGLLAEAGNKVLLLDIWKEHVDAINS, via the coding sequence ATGAAAATTACTATCGTTGGTGCCGGTGCCATGGGTTCTCTCTTTGGAGGATTGCTGGCAGAAGCAGGAAATAAGGTCTTACTTCTGGATATCTGGAAAGAACATGTAGATGCCATTAATAGTA
- a CDS encoding creatininase family protein, with protein sequence MLKKIEYGKSYRYDSYTWEELNEIIAQDRVALLPVGSIEQHGKHLPIDADSFILEQMCIATAEKVPEDILLLNLIPYGFCWHHIDFPGPLSVTGNHLSEFVLDITKSLAHHGVRRILIINGHGSNAPYLEDAARRTVLETNAICGSFISYNLAKKEIAEVRESEWPGGIAHACEMETSVYLYLAKDRVKMDKAVKEIGFGKSKYHWIDTIGPSPVSMRTWWSTISESGVVGDATLSSVKKGEIIFNAVVDNLVQLIKEIKNRKIKNRKDHHKTEKV encoded by the coding sequence ATGTTAAAGAAAATAGAGTATGGAAAAAGTTATAGATATGATTCCTATACCTGGGAAGAGTTGAATGAAATCATTGCACAGGATAGAGTGGCTCTTCTTCCCGTTGGTTCAATAGAACAACATGGAAAGCATCTCCCGATTGATGCTGATAGTTTTATTTTAGAACAAATGTGTATTGCAACAGCTGAAAAGGTTCCGGAAGATATTTTACTTTTAAATCTCATACCATATGGATTCTGCTGGCATCATATTGATTTTCCGGGACCTTTAAGTGTAACTGGTAATCATCTAAGTGAATTTGTTTTAGATATTACAAAAAGTCTGGCACACCATGGCGTTCGTCGAATTTTAATTATAAATGGTCATGGTTCTAATGCTCCTTATTTAGAGGATGCGGCAAGGAGAACCGTTTTGGAAACTAATGCAATATGCGGTTCATTCATATCCTATAATTTAGCTAAAAAAGAAATTGCAGAGGTTAGAGAATCTGAATGGCCTGGCGGGATTGCCCATGCATGCGAAATGGAGACATCAGTATATTTATATTTAGCAAAAGATAGAGTTAAAATGGATAAAGCTGTTAAAGAAATAGGATTTGGCAAGTCAAAATACCATTGGATCGATACAATAGGACCATCACCAGTAAGCATGAGAACATGGTGGTCTACAATTTCTGAGAGTGGAGTAGTAGGGGATGCCACACTGTCTAGTGTAAAAAAAGGAGAAATTATTTTTAATGCAGTGGTTGACAATTTAGTTCAATTGATAAAGGAAATAAAGAATAGAAAAATTAAAAACAGAAAAGATCATCATAAAACTGAAAAGGTATAA
- a CDS encoding TRAP transporter permease, with translation MVQKEEKLTSIMESPIRKLTGTWHITSKIIAVIMSLISLYTAAFGTFPTYIQRAIHLIFVLVLTFLLYSFKRNIKDQVKIFDVILIIFSLLSLGWILINHQRFITRFAYVDPLHLFDYIFCIVLILVIIEANRRTMGWPLVTTTIVAIIYNFFGHYIPGYFSAPKCTLEYFTNHIYMSTEGILGNVVGLSSTYIIMFVIFGAFVDFAGMGKLFIDLSNALTGRQPGGPAKTAVIASGMFGSISGSGVANVVTTGVFTIPAMKKAGYSPEEAGAVETVASCGGQLLPPVMGSAIFLMVSFVGISYLEIVKVSIIPGLMYFSLVYLFVDLIARRRGMKGVAQIEIIPLPKLLKENGYLLIPIVALVVLIIKGYTPFYAAFVCIVLMVLVSFFRRETSFTLEKTISALERGSKNMVAMGSAAGCVGIIMGIVTLTGVGVRMSSLILRLSQHNLLLTIILVGIIAYILGMGLNVTSAYIIGSVLTAPALVEIGVPLLVAHLLVFWFCQTSNVTPPVCMAAYAASIISGGNAMLTGFKSAKMAIGMIVIPFLFVYTPIIFTIHNTNILVFLWFLITSLLSLALLAVTLEGYINKHITMRGRVLTGIASLSLFPPNFYSKIFGLVIFLLFLLFYKKVSYVDKENTID, from the coding sequence ATGGTTCAAAAAGAAGAAAAACTAACAAGCATTATGGAAAGTCCTATTCGCAAATTAACAGGAACTTGGCATATTACTTCAAAAATAATTGCAGTAATAATGTCATTAATATCGCTTTATACAGCGGCTTTTGGTACCTTTCCAACATATATACAAAGAGCAATTCATTTAATATTTGTACTGGTTTTAACTTTTTTATTATATTCTTTTAAAAGAAATATTAAAGATCAAGTAAAAATTTTTGATGTAATTTTAATAATATTTTCATTACTATCTTTGGGGTGGATTTTAATCAATCACCAGAGGTTTATAACTAGATTTGCTTATGTGGATCCATTACATTTGTTTGATTATATTTTTTGTATAGTACTGATTTTGGTAATAATAGAAGCAAATAGGAGAACTATGGGATGGCCTTTGGTTACAACAACCATAGTGGCCATAATTTATAATTTTTTTGGTCATTATATCCCCGGTTATTTTTCAGCTCCTAAATGTACATTAGAATACTTTACTAATCATATTTATATGAGTACTGAAGGGATTCTTGGTAATGTTGTTGGACTTTCTTCAACTTATATTATTATGTTTGTCATATTTGGAGCATTTGTTGATTTTGCAGGTATGGGGAAGCTATTTATTGATTTATCCAATGCATTGACCGGTAGACAACCAGGCGGTCCGGCAAAAACTGCAGTTATTGCGAGTGGAATGTTTGGTTCAATAAGTGGAAGTGGAGTTGCCAATGTTGTTACTACAGGAGTATTCACAATTCCGGCAATGAAAAAAGCTGGTTATTCCCCAGAGGAAGCCGGGGCAGTAGAAACAGTTGCTTCCTGTGGTGGACAATTGCTACCTCCGGTAATGGGATCAGCAATATTTTTGATGGTTTCCTTTGTTGGTATATCATATTTAGAAATTGTAAAAGTTTCTATCATTCCAGGTTTAATGTATTTTTCTCTAGTATATCTCTTTGTAGATCTCATAGCCAGAAGAAGAGGAATGAAGGGAGTTGCTCAAATAGAGATAATTCCTTTACCTAAGCTTTTAAAGGAGAATGGCTATTTACTAATTCCAATTGTCGCTCTAGTTGTTTTAATAATAAAGGGATATACGCCCTTTTATGCAGCTTTTGTATGTATTGTATTGATGGTATTAGTGAGTTTTTTCCGAAGAGAAACAAGTTTTACTTTAGAAAAAACAATTTCTGCTCTTGAGCGTGGATCAAAAAATATGGTAGCTATGGGATCAGCTGCTGGTTGCGTAGGCATAATAATGGGAATTGTTACTTTAACTGGAGTTGGTGTAAGGATGAGTTCCTTAATTCTTCGCTTGTCCCAACACAATTTATTATTAACAATTATTTTAGTGGGAATTATTGCTTACATTTTAGGCATGGGATTAAACGTAACAAGTGCTTATATTATTGGTTCTGTATTAACTGCTCCCGCCCTTGTTGAAATAGGCGTACCTTTATTGGTAGCTCATTTATTGGTATTTTGGTTTTGCCAAACCTCTAATGTTACTCCACCAGTTTGCATGGCTGCTTATGCAGCCTCTATTATAAGCGGGGGAAATGCTATGTTAACGGGTTTTAAATCAGCTAAAATGGCGATTGGGATGATAGTCATACCTTTCCTTTTTGTTTATACACCAATAATATTTACGATACATAATACTAATATACTAGTATTCCTTTGGTTTTTAATTACCTCACTACTATCATTAGCTCTACTCGCCGTAACTTTAGAAGGATATATCAATAAGCATATCACAATGAGAGGAAGAGTTTTGACAGGAATTGCATCTCTAAGTTTATTTCCACCCAATTTTTATAGCAAAATTTTTGGTTTAGTTATATTTTTGTTATTCCTATTGTTTTATAAAAAAGTATCTTATGTCGACAAAGAAAATACTATTGATTAA